The genomic stretch TCATCTTACTTCCATTAATAGATTTATCAGCAGAATCCTTAATGGTTGATGAAATTTCAGCCATAGAAGCAGATGTCTCTTCAATACTAGCAGCCTGACTTTCTGTTCTGTGAGCTAAACTGTATTTTGTTCTGATAATTCTTTAGCAGCCATAGTTATATTATTAGCAGATTCCGCAACTACTCTTATAGTTTCTACAAGTTTTATTCTCATAGCTACAAATGCATTAGACAATTCTCCAAGTTCATCTTTACGTTTTATTTTTTGTTTTGTAGTTCTCAAATCACCATCTGCTATCTCTTTAGCTAAACCAACCAATATATTTAAAGGTGCTGTTATTGAACGTATAAATGCTGATATAAAGAGGGCTATAACCACTATGGCAATAATAGATATAATTATCATCATTTTCATAAGAGCAACATTAGCTTCATATATCTCGCTTTCAGTCATTGATACGCCTAATACCCAAGGCTGTGATTTTAATGTAGTGTATGAAGCTACCCTTTTATAACCGTCAAAATCATAAGTCAATATACCGCTATTTTTATTAAAAGCATCAGTATATACGCTTGGAGCTGCAGCGTTAATATTTTTCAAATTACTATGTATTTTGATAATTAAATTTTTATCTACAGCAAACATACTTCCTGTTCTGCCTATAACTAATTTTTCTATATGAGTTTTATTCAAAGTTGACCAATCTAATATTATATATAAATAACCAATAATCTGATTATTATTATTCATCACTTTTTCAAGCAGTATCAAAGACCAGCCGCCTGTTGTTAAAGAGCGTGTAATATTTTCTCCAAACACGCCTTTGCTGCTTGAATTTATCTTTGTTCTTAAATCAGGGTGTATATCAAACATATTCTGTCCGACTAAATCTTCATTGTCTGAATCTATTAATACAAGTCCGTTACTGTCAGATAAACCTATATTAATGGCATATTCATTTAATGATTTAAATTTCTTAAGATTATTTAAAGCAATAGTTTTTAAATCATCAGTACGAATCTCTAAATACCTTATTAATTCTTCAGATGTTCCATATATGCTTGCAATAGTTAATTGATCATTAAACCAAGTATCAATTAATGAAGCATATCCCAATACAGTATTATTAAATCCGCTGTATGTAGCATTTTTTATACTGTCAGATGCTTTAATTTCTGTTATAACTATTAATGCTATAATAAAAACAGTAACCATAGAAATAATAATAAGCGGCATCTTAATTTTTAGACTTTGGAACTTTCTCATATATAATATTCTCCAGAATTAATAAAATATTTTTACATAATAAAATTATAATTATTTTTTAAAAAAAGTGTTATAGTTTTTTACAATAATAATTCAGTATAAATAAATATTATTGGAATATATCCTTTATATAATCATAAGGAAGCAAAGAATTTTTATCAGTATAAAAAAAACTGCCTATAGAAGCTGTTTCTGAAGAATACACAGTAATATTACTTAACATATTTTTATTTGTAGAATAAATATTAATGTTATATCCATTCTGATAATTACCTATTTTTAGTATCACTTTATTTAGAGAGATGCTATTTAAACTTTTTACTATAAAGTCTATATTATTTGTATCTGTTATAGATATTGAAATGCCGTTATAAGATATATCTATTTTTGATACACTTTCAGGGCAGCATCTTATACCATTAATAGGTACTTTATACCATAAAACTGCTATTATTATGATAAATAATGGAATAAAACCAAAAGCTTTTTTTAATTTATTTTTCATTATTTTTACTTTTCTATATTAGGAAAGAAGTATAACATATAAAAAATTATTTATCAAATAAAAATAAAAAAAATATATATAATTACTTAATCTAATATAAAAAAAATAATAAATTGATAACTCTTTTTTTTACATAAAAAAACGATAAATAACTAGATATATTTTAGAATATATAATACTATTTAAGTGATATTTTATTAGTGAGGCTTTGTATATGAAAAAAAGACATTCTATAAGATTTAAAATGCCATTGACTATAAGCATAATAACAACTATACTTCTAATCATCACAATAATTATATTGTCTTACAGGTCATATGTAGGTATTACTAAATCAACATATGACGGATATCATAATACTTTAGGCGGATACAAAAGTATGCTTGATACTTGGTTTGAAGAAAATAATACCTTAGTAAGAACATATTCTATTACACCTGCCGTTATCAACTACTTGTATGGAAATAAAACACCTGAAGAAAGTACAGCATTAATAAGCACTCTTCAGCAGTTTGAAAGAATAAATAAATATTCTGTAGATATAGGAATAACCGATATAGACGGAATAATACTTCAAAACTCAAAAAGCATAAATTTGGGAAGAAATATAAAAGAATTGAGACCGGGCATTTGGGATAATTTGGTAAAAAATAATTACGATGTAGCCTACGGAACTAAAATAATAAAATCATCTACTGGAAATGAAATGACTTTTGCTATTATGGCTGGAGTAAAAACTAACGGAATATTTGCAGGAACTATATACATGCTTCTTAATTGGGACGCTTTAGTATCAAAACTTCAAGAGCTTCAATTATCTGAAAGCGGAAGATTGATGGCTATAAACAATGAAAGAAATATAATGCTTGATACTATAAATCAAATAAATACACTTGCAAATGAAAGTTATGGAGAAGTTATAAACTCTGGACAATCTGACGGAACGCTTCAGTATATTTCTGATTCTAACGGAGAAAAAAGAACTGCTGTGTACACTAAAATGGATACTATGCCTTGGACATTATCTATGGCTACTGACAATAGAATAATATACGCAGAAAATATAAATATGATAAGAATAGCTGTAATAGTATGTATATTATCAATTATATTTATAAACCTTTTCTCTGTATCATACATCACTAAAACTATGAATCCTTTGGATAAATTAATGAAAAAAGCAAATAAAATCTCTGAAGGAAATATAGAAATAAATAAAAATGAAATTTTAAGAAAAGATGAATTCGGAGAACTCGAAAAAGCATTTAATGTAATGAGTGAAAAACTTGCAAATGTTGTAAGCGATGTTAATGATGCTTCTAATGAGATAGTTTTAGCTTCGCAGAGAATGATGGAAAGCAGTGTAGAACTATCAGGAAGAACAGAATCTCAGGCTTCAAGTTTGGAGGAGACTGCTTCAAGTTTAGAAGAAATAGTCTCTACAATAAAAGCTTCAGCAGACAATTCAGTATCCGGAAAAAATATGATGTCCGAATCTATGGACTATATTGAAGGGGCAGCTAATATAATAGCTCAGACAACTTCAAATATAGAAGATGTTCATCAGGCAAGCGATAAAATAAAAGATATAACTAAAATCATCGAAGATATAGCATTTCAAACTAACATATTAGCACTTAATGCTTCTGTTGAGGCAGCACGTGCCGGAGAACAGGGTAAAGGTTTTGCTGTTGTAGCAAGCGAAGTAAGAAACTTAGCTCAGACTACTCAAAGTTCTGTTAAAGATATTACTGCTCTTGTTGATAATACAGCAGAAAAAATAGATACTGCTACAAAAACTGCAAGAGAATCTCAGGAATTATTTGTGCAGCTTCAGGAAAAAGTATCCGGAACTTCTGAATTAATGCAGAATATAAGCACTACTTCATTAGAACAAGAGGCTGGAGTTTCACAAATAAGCATAGCTATTAATAACATAGAAAGTGCTACTACGCAGAATGCCTCCTTAGCTGAAGAGTCAAGCGAACTTTCAAAAAAATTGTTTGATAAAGCTAAATTTTTAGAGGAAAGTATTAAGTTTTTTAATATTTCTAAATAGATGTAAATTAATAATTTTTTGATACATGATTAAAGTTAATTTTTATTAATTATTATCTTTAATAATATTTTATAAAAAATATAAAATTCCCGAGAGTAATTTCTATTTTAGGCAGGCTGCCTAATTAAAAAATATAGTTCTCAAATAAAATACAATCAATAAAAATTAAGGGAGTATTATATGAAAAAGATAATACTAATACTATTATATTTTACTTTTCTAATATCATGTTCAAATACAAAAACAGATAATGGTCTTTTAATAAATATAGGACCTGACCCTACATACACAGAAACATATGACGGTTCTGCATATATAGCTCATACATTTGAAGGATTAACTTCAAGAGACAAAGATGATAAATTAATTCCAGCCGCTGCTGAAAGCTGGGATATAAGTGATGATTATTTAACATATACTTTTTACTTAAGGACAAATGCTAAATGGCATGATGGAGTACCAGTAACAGCAAATGATTTTGTATATGCTTGGAGAAGAGCAGTTGATCCTAAAGAGGCAAGTTCTAAACCCTATAAAAAATGCAGCGAAAATAATTAACATAGAACTTCCTATAGAAGAATTGGGAGTAAAAGCATTAGATGATTATACTTTAGAAGTTACATTAGAAAGTCCTACTGCATACTTTTTGGACTTGCTTGCAATTACAATATACAGCCCTCTTAGAGAAGATATTATAAATGAATACGGAGATTCTTGGAGTCAGAAAAAATATATAGGAAACGGACCTTACTATGTAAGCGAACATATTAATAATGATAAATTAGTAATGATAAAAAGCACCAACTATTGGAACAGCGAAAATATCACTGCTGAGAAACTTACATTTGCACTTTTATATAATCTTAATACTATAGTATATTCTATAGAAAACGCTACTTTAATGTTTGGAAGCAATCCTCCTCTTCAGGATATACCTAAATTGACAGAAGAAGGATATATTGATTATGTTCCTTTGCTTGCAATTTATTTTTTATCTGTTAATACCACAAATGAAGTGCTAAAAGATAAAAGAGTAAGAAATGCACTTTATCTTTCAATAGACAGAAACTATATAATAAAAAACGTTACTAAAGGTGCAGAAACTCCTGCTGCTGCTTTAGTTCCTCCTCCAGTATATGATATAG from Brachyspira murdochii DSM 12563 encodes the following:
- a CDS encoding methyl-accepting chemotaxis protein, yielding MKKRHSIRFKMPLTISIITTILLIITIIILSYRSYVGITKSTYDGYHNTLGGYKSMLDTWFEENNTLVRTYSITPAVINYLYGNKTPEESTALISTLQQFERINKYSVDIGITDIDGIILQNSKSINLGRNIKELRPGIWDNLVKNNYDVAYGTKIIKSSTGNEMTFAIMAGVKTNGIFAGTIYMLLNWDALVSKLQELQLSESGRLMAINNERNIMLDTINQINTLANESYGEVINSGQSDGTLQYISDSNGEKRTAVYTKMDTMPWTLSMATDNRIIYAENINMIRIAVIVCILSIIFINLFSVSYITKTMNPLDKLMKKANKISEGNIEINKNEILRKDEFGELEKAFNVMSEKLANVVSDVNDASNEIVLASQRMMESSVELSGRTESQASSLEETASSLEEIVSTIKASADNSVSGKNMMSESMDYIEGAANIIAQTTSNIEDVHQASDKIKDITKIIEDIAFQTNILALNASVEAARAGEQGKGFAVVASEVRNLAQTTQSSVKDITALVDNTAEKIDTATKTARESQELFVQLQEKVSGTSELMQNISTTSLEQEAGVSQISIAINNIESATTQNASLAEESSELSKKLFDKAKFLEESIKFFNISK
- a CDS encoding PDC sensor domain-containing protein; the protein is MRKFQSLKIKMPLIIISMVTVFIIALIVITEIKASDSIKNATYSGFNNTVLGYASLIDTWFNDQLTIASIYGTSEELIRYLEIRTDDLKTIALNNLKKFKSLNEYAINIGLSDSNGLVLIDSDNEDLVGQNMFDIHPDLRTKINSSSKGVFGENITRSLTTGGWSLILLEKVMNNNNQIIGYLYIILDWSTLNKTHIEKLVIGRTGSMFAVDKNLIIKIHSNLKNINAAAPSVYTDAFNKNSGILTYDFDGYKRVASYTTLKSQPWVLGVSMTESEIYEANVALMKMMIIISIIAIVVIALFISAFIRSITAPLNILVGLAKEIADGDLRTTKQKIKRKDELGELSNAFVAMRIKLVETIRVVAESANNITMAAKELSEQNTV